The stretch of DNA GTAAAAAACAAAAGACTAAAGCTTGCTACATTAATATGGTAGTTGAAGCCTTGACACTGAATGCAACTTCAGCCACATCAGAGCAATGTGCAGAAACCCACACGCATTATAAAAGGCACACACACTTACTAAAGAAAGGACTGGGCAACGCGGCAGCATAGGAACAATGGTTCCCCCTACTAGTGAAGGGAAAACCGGGGTTCTGTACCACTTTATGAGCTCAAGAAACAAATGAAAATTGAAATGCCAAATACAGCCCCTCATTTCCAAAGCCACCATATAGACTATAATCTCAGATATGCAGATTTTAGTAATCCAACTATAATATCCCAAGTGATGTAAATGCTTCAACAAAAATTTGCAATTCAGGAAATTTGGATAACAGCTTTTTTAAAATGTATATGTTCAACAGGAAAACAAACTTCAGCAAAGTAAGCAGCAAATTAATTCACGCCATAGTTGCACATTTCTTTTTAATACTACAACTAGATAAGAATCTTGAAATAGAAAAACTGTCATTAATGCTTGGAGAGCAGAGATGTGTAGCACATTTCATAGATAACATCATCTGTATTCCCTAATCTGATACTGTAATTTCCTTTGAACCTCCAggtttttgcttcattttaacCAGCTCTCTTCCATATCCCAACAAAGGACAATAACATACATACCGCTTGCGCATAAAACAAAAAGAGATCTTCTTTGCTAGCATGATCTATTGATCATTTCGCATACTCCTTCTAACCTATTTATATGACCTGATTAGGTTCTAAGCAACATGGCCAATGTAATGCAATTGATTGGCTAGACAGTATTGACAGACTTTTGAGACCTAAAGAAGAAACAATGGGACAGACAACAAATACAAAGCCATTTTATGTTTCCGTTCTATTGATTGGGAAACTTACAATCCAGATTCACCTTAATTTTATTAAGTAATGGGTGTTCAATATACTTCATCTATTTTGCTTCTTAAATTCCTCATTAATTAATAGGAAACCTGACAGTCGGCCTTTATTTAAATTTTGAGTGTTACTATTTGCAATTTAATTTCTAAACTGATGTATTATGAAAGTAAAAAGTAGTTTCCACATCGGATTATTGTTCCTAAAAAGTGTGAAGATTAGTTTCTCTAATCTTATGATTATTCTCTAATTTTCCAGTGCACAGCTGTTTATAGACCATATGTAGACAAAGTCGGTGTGTTGGTGCCTACTAGTTCATCTTCAAGTCTAACGTTCTCTCCTAAGAAGGTTATATTCAAGCTTGGCAGAGCAAATATTTGGAGAATGATGTTAGAATCCCATATCACCAAAATATATGGGCCATAGTCTTCTTGTATTGTCTCAGCCAATCCTAACCACTTAAGCTAACTTTTGGGATTGAGTTAGGCCGGAGGTTTATATTATACACACAGTTAGTATCATAGCTAGATTTCAATTAAGAAAATGAATCTTGAGCCTAACTAAGACCTCAGAAGCTAGCTCAAATGGTGAAGATGTCCGAGACTATATGAGGATACTGCAGCTCATACACTTAGCATCGGGTATTATGACACTCCCTCTCCTCTTGCACGCTCAAAGCTGAACATCTCGAGCGTGGAGTAACATTACATATGTGCCCAACATTTTTAGCCAAACATCAGGATATGTCTGGCTATAACACCATTGCACCAAGTTGAGAAAATGTATCTTGAGCCGAACTCAACCCCAAAAATTAGCCCAAGTGATGAGAATTGGAAAAGACCTTAAGGAAGACTATAGTCCATGCACTTAAGCGGATATGGGATTCCAACAAATGTCTTTGCTTTGGGCGTAAACTGCAGAACAGAAGGGGACTATTGGAGTATTCACTCTTATTAACATAGAGAAGCACAGCTTTAGCATCCTTTGATCTCAACAGTGATGAGGGAGATCATTATACAACAGGAAGAAACAAAAAGCAAATGAAACAAGGGATGTAGAAAAGTCATATAATTGCATGTCCCGCAGTTGGATTGCATCCTACTTTCACATAACTGGCAGGAACATATTTGGAGAACTCAGAAACACCAAATGCATATCAAGCAAAGAACAAAATTCAAATACTTACAACATAAGTGCAGCAGAAAAATCCGGTTTGTTAAAACTAATTCCTGCGTTGCACTTGGTAAAAGAAGACGAAGCAGTATTGAAACCTATTTCACCACCAAGGGCTAAATCCTTGCTTCCAATAGCAGCAGAGAGCTCCAAGAGAGGGGAGGGATTTAAGCCAATACTGGAGTTGATGGCAGCATGTTGATGAAGGTACTGAACATCAAGctgaaaatacaaaaaatgattCCAAAGACTGATAGAGTTCACAAATCAAATGAAATACAGTTTCTTTATATCAGCAAAACAAAATGCAGATTAAAATCTAGGAAATTGGAAAAAGAATGTACAACATACAAATAATGGAATCAACATATTTGACTCTCACAAACATGTGCATGAGTCAGACGCTAAGATATTAACAGGTAGAGCTTGCACCCCTAATTGAAACAATAGGTTCAACTGCTTTATCCCTGTTCTACTAGATCGGAAAATAGATCCAAATTATAATTTAGAAACTGTGAGATTTTAATATTGTTGACATTTGCATCatctgaaaaagaaaaaagattgaAATATCAACACTGAAAAACAAATTAATAGAATACTAATCCACATGACCCGCATAAGGGTCTTCACTAAACGCACGCCCATTCAGATATAAAGTAAAGCCTCTGATACTATCTCTTCTTTCAAAGACAACTTGACAAGAACAACTGTCCTTAAAGTGCGGCACGTGAACAAGGGAGTCTAGATTTCACACATTATAAGCATCCACCAAAAACTACCAAACAATcggaataagaaaataaaaagaagtcCAACATCCATGAAATATTCAAGTGCATGTGTCTAACTCTTTCTATGGCTCATCACACATTGCACACCATGACATTCTGAACATTAAGATGCGCAAGGAAAAGATGATGTTACGGGGTAAAGGTGAACAAGTCATGGATGATAATACATTAAATTGAACTACATGATTTACTTGCACGCACTGAAAATAATCTAAGAATTACACCTAGTGGACAGTATTCCCAAGTTTAGTTCACCTAGCAGCCAAGGAGACATCTCACCAGGTATCAGCTAGTTCACCATTAACACCTAATCACTCACCAAACAATTATCTGCCTGTACCTGTACGACCAGAATGATGTTTCTCTCACCAAGATGTACTAACTAAGTTGGAGTTTACTAGGACAGTAGCCACATACAAGTCAGAAAGAAATAAACCAGTAGCTGTATGAGCTGTTGTATCAATTAGGCTGATTATGTAATACCAGTAATTATCGCCGTGTCTGACCACCAATACTGctacaagagagagagagagagagagagagagagagagtcaaaAGGACCATTTGGTCTCCAAGGCTAATAGATGATTTCACAATCTTTTTGTAGTGAAACAAACAGTAATTCTAGCACATCAAATCAGTTGTCATCTGTTTCACCTCTattgtttttctttactttttccaACTCTAATTATGACTTATCACCTATTTCTGATGAGTCAAATTTCATTGTCTTAAATCACAAATGATGGTGACATAAACATATTACAATTTTCCTGCATCTGCATTCATATAGGTATGCTACTCTTTAGCTTCCATCAAACTGACCATTTATCTAAGCAAAAAGGAATTATTTACGTCAAAAGTACAAATGAAAAAacggaaatttttgtaaaacttacTACTATTCTGTCGTAATTGGCAATAATTATTTTGAAAAGCAGCTTTTTTATTCTATTATTTGTCTCTTTGGCCATAATATCTGCGATATCATGCACACTAATATAATTCTTTAGCACATATATGTGTATCAGACAGACCATATCGAGGAACAATCAGAAAAAAGGTGTTCACCTTCAATCATAAAAAATACTTTGCTAGAAAATTTGAAAGAGAGTTAGAATAAGTAACAGAGCAAAGATTCTTTTGACTAGTACAGAGTAAACACAAGTATTAACCTTGCCAGACTTGTGATCTGGTATGTTGAAGCTAAGGGACACTTTTGCAGATCGGAAAACTTCATTCAAAGTAACTTTAGTTGAGACCTGCATAAAAGATAACATATAAACTTCAATGAGAAGACAATTCGTCGAAGGTATAAACAAGAGAAAAAAGGGTTAACTATATCTCATGATCAGTTATTAGATTATCAAGAAGACAAACAGTTGTTTGGTCTTAGAGGCCGGCATTCTGCTCTTACATTGGAGTGGGTATCAACTTTGACATCAACAATTGTACTTCCGAGCTTATATTGAGTACTTATATCACCAACAAAAAATTGATCTTTCTTCACACCAGTAGCTGTTATTCCCTAACATGAGAAAACAAGGGAAGTTAGGATCAATTCAAATAGAACTCTAGAATAAGTAATAAGACATAGAAAAAAGTTTCACACTACATAACAATGATAAGAGTCAGCAACACCAAACTTCATAACCCACCAGCTGCATCTATTGGTAAAGGTTCAAACTTACAACAGATGAAAGCATACCAAGTATGATTACCAACAAATTCACCCCCATCACTACCAAACAAATCGCAATCTTATGCAAATGTATGAAGCATTTCAAGATCAATTTCAAGCGGATATACATTACCTAATGGAACAAGATAATCAAGTAGAATCAAGATGCATTAGCAAATGTAACCTGTTATTTTAGCCAATGAAGCACTTAGATCAAGCAAGCTTCTAATATAAAAAATTCCTCGAAAAATTATATAGCATGTGCATTAATGCTCCCTCCTTTTTCAGTATTATGGGTATGAAGGATGCATTAATGGTTCTTTCAAATTCCCCAGTCTCCCAAAATGCAGCGATGATCTCCATAACCTCTCCTTCGATAGTACTCCAACACTGTCTGGAAGAAGCCAAGGTGAATCCATCCAATCTCAGGGCCTTATCACCTGTACCACTTGCCTTCCTAACCTTATCTTCCCCCATCACTCTCTCCAATCACTCCCTACTTATTTCTCCTATTTGATTGAATGCTACCCACCCAACTTTGATCTCCAACTAACCTCCTCTTTATCTCGACATTCATAAAATGTCACTATTGCCCCCTTTACCTCCTCTGCTCCCTCATATACCCCCTAACCTACATCAATTATTAAATTGAAAATGTGCTAATTACTAATtgttaccttatcaaaaaaaatgtGCTAATTACTACTGTGTCAGTGGTCAGCCATATGTGGAATAGAAAATCTTACCTGATAATTAGGACTATTTGGAATACTACAAATGTACCAAAATAACATGGCATGAGTAAATAAGTTTAAATGCCTTACCAAAATTCAACAGAAAAAAATTGTCTGTTATATACACACTCACATCCATTCTTAGATGGAGTACAATCTGCTAATTTAAACCTACAGGATGGTTCATGCATATACCCCTATTAATAGGCACATGGAAGTGTGACAATGTAGGATTATATTACTTTTAAACTCTCTTCGTTTTCTATTAACTTCAAATTCACTAATGAACATCAGTTACACTATTAAACGAACAAAGGTGCATAGTTACAGGCTCGGTAGAGGCGCGCTTAAACCCTGAAGCTACTGATGCACACTTGCGCAGGTTGGGCACCTCACCTTGCTTATCTGGTACTTTAGTGCAGGCATCAAGGCATTAAGGCATGTCACTCATGCCACTTGCTCTGCCTTTAAGAGGGCAACACTAGACAATAGATATAGTTGACAAAGTAATATATTAGGAATAACAAAATAGAATTTACTAAAAGAAAACTAATTAGTAAAAACTTAAAACTACATCTTTACATCTACATTAGAAATTTAAAATGGTTTTGAATTTCATTCACATGATCCTCTACTTCATATGTTTGTTTTATAATACTCCCTTTGTTCCAGTTTATGCGTACCTTTTCGCTTTTCGAGGAAGGAGTTTTACCTAATACAAAATATTATAGTTTGTGTAtatagttattttcttacattccACACATTATAGTTTATTTTTCTTCATTAGCGTCTTATTCATCATATTTCATGCATTAAATACGCTGTGCACTTAAAGCACCAGCAAACATTTTTCACCTTTGACAATTCTAGGACATCAGACTCTCAAACTGGAAGCCACATTATAATGAATTTCAGAGCAAATGGATGATTTTGTAAATAGAGTATACATTTTTATCCCATAACAAATAAACAAACTACAATAAAGAAAAAGAGATAATATGTGCAAGTGGAAAAGTTCGACAGCCTTCTGAAGTCCAATAGAAGATTTGACAGGCCAAGTAAACTAAATGAAAGAGAAAATGATAGAATAAGCTAGTACCACTCCACTGGAGCTTGGAATAGAGAAGGAGAACTTCTGATCATAGTTGTAGTCTTTGGTCAATAGATCTGCACAATGCGGGCAATTTACAACCCATTAGAAGAGATTCTGATTAATAAGAAATGCAAGCTCCCTTTCCGAGAAAAGATAATCTAAGAGATGGATAGAAGTTGCCCAAAATGTTAAATGACTAAATCTTTAGATTAGTCTTGACATGATGATGATTATATAATATATAGAAATCTATTTAAGGGATTTTTGATGATAACAAaagaatcaaaactcaaaactatATACTTCACTTTGTTATAACAATCTAAATGGGAGAAATCAGTACGAAACAAATAGGATATCTATATAAGCAAACTGGTTTAGATCTGAGCTTAATTTGTCCTGCTGCAATCTCTGCACAGCTTCACGATGACCTGAT from Nicotiana tomentosiformis chromosome 11, ASM39032v3, whole genome shotgun sequence encodes:
- the LOC104107248 gene encoding mitochondrial outer membrane protein porin 4; translation: MDQSPAPFSEIGRRARDLLTKDYNYDQKFSFSIPSSSGVGITATGVKKDQFFVGDISTQYKLGSTIVDVKVDTHSNVSTKVTLNEVFRSAKVSLSFNIPDHKSGKLDVQYLHQHAAINSSIGLNPSPLLELSAAIGSKDLALGGEIGFNTASSSFTKCNAGISFNKPDFSAALMLTDKGQAVKASYVHSVDPASGTEVAAEMIHRLSTYENSFSIGSAHRVDPLTSVKTRFSDNGKVAMLCQREWRPKSLITFSAEYDTKAKNPIPKLGLALALKP